One Bos javanicus breed banteng chromosome 10, ARS-OSU_banteng_1.0, whole genome shotgun sequence genomic window, AATAACCTCAAgagcagaaataataataatatgaaataaaataataagaaagggtgagttttgagtatttattaccttgttttgaatatatttacttaattgtaaatacagaatttaatttttaatgtctgtGTTTACCATCTGGCTCATGatgttcattaaaatttaatagtTGGCTTTAATGAGCCACTATGAGTCTACTATAGCACACCCCTGTGTTAGAGAACATAACcaagaattttgttttaataagcTACCTGCTGAATCATAGGTTATATGGGAAagtaaaagcaaagagaaatagagaattgTGTTAATATGCAACTTTTACAGTAATCTTGCTCATGTATTTtaataagaatctgaaaaaataattttgtttatttaggtgAGAGTTGACTGTGTCAGGTGCTTTATTTCTTGGTTCTTTATCTCAACTTTTAAGTGATAGCATGTGAAGTAAACTTAGGCGAGTAAATACTGTCAATATgtcatatataataataaatgttactttttcttttttccttaaggaGTAACTGTGACGCCTGATGAAGAACAAAACTTGAATCATTACGTACAAGTTTTACAGAACCTAATACTAAGTGTTCCCACTAAGGAGCCAGGTCGTCAGAAAAAATCAAAGTCTCCAAATAATGCTAATTTCATAGGACCGAGAGTATCAAGAGTTAAGGAGCTAAAATATACACATGATGTAGGTCCGGGTGACAATGATGTTTTAATCAATCCTGTCAGTGAAGAAACTACAACTTTCCCTACTAGGGGCTTCACACTGGAAATAGACAAGAAAAAACGTACTAAAAGCACAGCATTCTGGTCGATTAAaccaagtaatgtttctgttgttttacatGCAAAAGAACCTTTTATTGAGAAAGACGAGccagagccagagccagagccagagccagagcCAGTTGAACATCGCACTGGGGCACCAACGCAAGTGCCAAGTGTTACTGAACCAAGTCAAGATGTCACCTCTTtaagtgggagcactgacttgGGTACCGCCACGGAAGAAGAAGATGTTCCTCAGCTCTCAGGTGACAATGAAATGGATTATCTTGAATCACATGACATGTATAATGAAGACGTTTTGAAAAGAATTGCAGATATTAATTCACAGTTGCATCACGTCCCTCTTCCTGAGAGCTACAAGCCAGAATATAGAGCGGACATTCGAGCTTCTAAAGAACACCTAAAACGAAGCCTTGCTCTAGCCATAGCAGCAgaacat contains:
- the SPESP1 gene encoding sperm equatorial segment protein 1, whose amino-acid sequence is MMPMKFLVLLVALLLWPSSLPAYRRVTVTPDEEQNLNHYVQVLQNLILSVPTKEPGRQKKSKSPNNANFIGPRVSRVKELKYTHDVGPGDNDVLINPVSEETTTFPTRGFTLEIDKKKRTKSTAFWSIKPSNVSVVLHAKEPFIEKDEPEPEPEPEPEPVEHRTGAPTQVPSVTEPSQDVTSLSGSTDLGTATEEEDVPQLSGDNEMDYLESHDMYNEDVLKRIADINSQLHHVPLPESYKPEYRADIRASKEHLKRSLALAIAAEHKLEKMYKSQMLPQGRSSGGVYDIITVINMLYNSRYKLSEYLDIKYVPLEMRGKATVVVHTLKRILCVGHGEETHNLLKQLLNNNIRILHILDTHDKDDSS